The sequence below is a genomic window from Armatimonadota bacterium.
GTTCGGCACTACGTAATGCAGAAAGGCAAAGAACCATCTCACGATTAACGCTTTCTCAGGTAGTCTGCTTAAGGAAAGTGTTACTGAGGAAAGACTGCCAATTATATACATTGCCGATGTTAGGAAAAAGTTTACAACAGGGGTTGTGAAAACGGAAAACAGAATCGCCAACGATGTTAGGAGAAATACCTGGAAGAATATCATTAGAATGCCTTTGAGTAATGCCCATTCTACGTGCCATCCCATCTTCCAGGCGACCATCGCCATAAAGACGATGGTCATCAATGACAAGTTTACCAAAAGCGTCAAAACACCTCCGACGAATTTTCCCAACAAGAACTCATGTCGCTTAACAGGCTTTGACAAAATCGTGTAAATTGTGCGTTTATCTATCTCCGACGGAATCAGATTGATGCCCATGACGACGGCGATGAACATGCCGGCGATGGCGATAACGCCTAGTCCCATGCTCTTTATGATTATCATCTCTTCGCGCTCGGAGAAAAACGCGAATGATACCGAGAAAGCGATTAGGGCAATGGCTACCAGTAAGAATATGTTTAGGATCTTTTTTCTCCACGCCTCTCCAAATGTGGCTTTTGCAATAACCATTATGCTCATTTGCGTTCCTCCCTGATTGTTTCAACGAAAAGATCCTCAAGTGTCCTACGCTGCGGAATCACGGAAACTATCCGACCATTCATTTGCCGAATCATGTCTATGGCATCGTCAACTTTCGGCCCTGCCTCTTCATGCACAACTATCGAACCATTGTTAGCTTGCAAAGTTGGATACGCTTCGCGTAGCTTTGCGAGTGCTTGCTCGCCTAATCCTTGAGCAGTGATTTCTACTTTACCATGGGCTAGAAGGTCTTTAAGATAGCCGATTTTGAGCAACCTGCCTCTGTTGAGTATTGAGATGCGATCACAGACCATCTCAACGTCTGAAAGCTGGTGCGAGCTTAGGAAGACCGTCTTTCCTTGTTCTTTAAGCTTCAAAATCAAGTCTCGAATATCCATATGTGCAATTGGGTCAAGACCTGATGTGGGTTCGTCAAAGAAGAGTAGCTTGGGGTCATTTACAAGTGCTTGGGCTATACCAATTCTTTGTAGCATGCCTTTTGAATATTGGCTTAAGGGTTTGAACCTATCTGCGTAAAGCC
It includes:
- a CDS encoding ABC transporter ATP-binding protein; amino-acid sequence: MPKRLVNAVENLNLEVYEGEIFGFLGPNGAGKTTTIKMLLGLTYPTAGQAFVLGKPAGDIETKKEISYLPESPYFYEYMTGQEVLDFYGRLFGLDADTRKRRVEELLKTVGLYADRFKPLSQYSKGMLQRIGIAQALVNDPKLLFFDEPTSGLDPIAHMDIRDLILKLKEQGKTVFLSSHQLSDVEMVCDRISILNRGRLLKIGYLKDLLAHGKVEITAQGLGEQALAKLREAYPTLQANNGSIVVHEEAGPKVDDAIDMIRQMNGRIVSVIPQRRTLEDLFVETIREERK
- a CDS encoding ABC transporter permease, whose protein sequence is MSIMVIAKATFGEAWRKKILNIFLLVAIALIAFSVSFAFFSEREEMIIIKSMGLGVIAIAGMFIAVVMGINLIPSEIDKRTIYTILSKPVKRHEFLLGKFVGGVLTLLVNLSLMTIVFMAMVAWKMGWHVEWALLKGILMIFFQVFLLTSLAILFSVFTTPVVNFFLTSAMYIIGSLSSVTLSLSRLPEKALIVRWFFAFLHYVVPNFANFFTQNPLIHPEVVIKNELTYYVENILYAIVYASVVLIIAILLFERREV